From Aegilops tauschii subsp. strangulata cultivar AL8/78 chromosome 5, Aet v6.0, whole genome shotgun sequence:
TACGGGACGTGCTTCGACGACCATGGCAATGGTGCGGCAACATGCTTCTAACGTCGGTGTTGTACTTGGATGGCAGCGATGATGTTGTGACGACATGGTTGGACAGCCACGACGTCCTGCTTCGACAACCATGATGATGTTGCGGCAACGTGTTCCAGGGCCACGAAAGTGTTGCAATGATGGACATGGCTGCACCAACGATAATGCAACGACTGCAGCGGTGCAGCAATGGTGACCCGGCTGCTTCGATGATGCTACGATGGCATGCGTCGAAGAAGGTGGTGGCGTCAATGGTGCTACTCTAAACATTAGCAACCTTCACTTTACCACAATCAGCATCGAGAAAGATGGTGTTCTAGTATTTGTACCATCACATGTGTAGTTACCTAGCAAAATCACTGCATATGGAGTACGTTAAAAAAGATCATTTAAATAGGCAGTTGTCCGAACGCTACCACATGTCACGAACTTTGGATACTTTTGCGTGTGGAAGACAGAGCATTCGCTACCTTCCTGTGTGGGAGATAGCGCTCGCGCCACACGATCATGTGGGATCGGACGGCTCCGGACGTGATGGATAAAGACAAGAAATCATCCGACTTATTTAAAACATTTTCCCTCGCCGAATGCTCATCTTTTACTCGCAATGGCCACTTGTCGGTTAGCCTGGTTGACGCATTTCTGTTTGTTTGTGACTTTGCAGTGTTTTTGCTGCTTTATTTGTTCTTTTATATATTTTTACTGGCCTTTCTTATTTTATCAACTTATGATTATTTTATTATATTATAAAAAATATGTCTGTTTTATTCTAGGTAATGCTTTTTATTTGCACTATTGACAGAAATAGTTCGTATTAAAAAGGTCCTTACTCATTTCAAAATATATAATACATTTGAAATTTGTTAATATATTCTAAATAAAATGTTCTTGTACTTTTGAATATGATTTACCTATTTCGAAAAATATTCATTTAGTTCGTAAAAAAATCTTTTATTCAAAACGAAATTACATGTATTCGCAAAGAGTGTTCACATATTTCTAAAAATGTCCATGTAATTATTAAAGTATTCTCACATTTAAAAATATATTCACATAAGTTTGGAAAATAATCATTTAGGACATAAAATAGAAAATACACTTGAATTTTTTTATcgcgtatttaaaaaaaatactcATCATATATTAAATAAATTTCATTGTGTAAAAAAATATTCATCATTTATTTAAAATACATACGTTGGTCATGTGTACTGTTATTTTCTAATTGCATAAGTAAAATAAGTAAGAAGAAAATCACagaaaataaagaaagagaaaaatGTGGGAAAAGAACAACAAATAATAGGGAAATGAAAAAAGAGGCAAAGATAATTAAAAGAATTCAAGAAAAAAATTGATTAAAAAAACCCACAAGAAACTAGTCGAAAACAAGAAAAAAAGATAATATCATGAACAAAAATCATGTAGATACACCAAGAAGAGAGCCATGTGTTCAACGAACCTAAAAGTAACCAGTACATCGCATGTGCGTATCGGGCCATGGCCCGGGTGTTCTGCAGGCGAGCTCtaactaagagcatctccaccccccccccacccccaggacGTCCCCCACGACACCTTTTTAGGCTCGGTTTTACGCTCGGACCATCTTTTTGCCGAAAAACGGCCCAGGAACGCCCCCAGCGCCCCCACAGGACATCAAAATAGCGCCGGCAAACCCAGGAAAAAAGCAGCACGTTGGGGGCTTTTGGGGGCGCCGGCAGAAGTTTCGGCGAATCGTGTCTCACCACATGTCTTTTTTCTTGGCCCACTTAGTCATTTTCCTCACAAACTTTTGATTGGGGTGGGGTGTGGCTGAGAAGATGCCCTCCTCATGCACCCATATTTCGGCCGGATGAAGCATTTGGACCCCCAAGACACCTACTTTTTTGGTTCGGTGGTGTTCTTGGTGctccaacggctggagatgctctaatactTGGTACAATcgatatatatatattatttgcCACCCCGAAGCACGTCTAGTAGAAGAGTTTCTCAAGAAGGTTGGGCGAATGTGTGATAGCCCACCCTGAGATCTCCCAACCTTCTATATATATTATAGAAAAGAGTAAAAAAGACATGTTTAACCCTAAAACCGTACGAAAAGATAGTTATTGGCCAAGCTTGGCCTAAAAACGTGGATCTGCCGCTGGTTTTTAAGCTAGCAATGCCTACTGAGGCTGTCCTTCTATTATTAAGCGTAAATTAAATACTTGAGTAATTAAAAATTGGATAATGCCATCAGTGTGTTTTGACGCAAGCTAGAAGGTAGAGTATTTTTAAAGTTAAATATACATGTATCAAGTAACCGGTGCAGCTAGactcgcatgatcgagataaacaTTTATTTTGTAACCCTACCAAGTAATTAATAAACGAATACATTTGCTAAGGATTACAGTAATTCTAATGCACAGACGGTTGAATTGTTTTTACGTTTTTATCAATATTTTCTTTAATGTTTTTTATCCATCTCTTTgaagtttttattttctttttaaattgtagttttgttatttatttatcgaGGTATTCATTTATATTTTGTTATTTTTATATGCACAATCACGAAAAAAAGCCACGACTCCGCGTGCACTATGTCACCTCCCTCTGTTAAGCCCCTATTCCCTCACTCATTCATTCAAACTAGATGACACCCCGCACATTGTTGCGGGAACTGTTGTAGGAAAAATGGGATATGTTAGACAAATGAAATATAAATAATTTGGATATGCTTTCAGCCATATCGTTTCTTGGCTAAATTAAAACCATTTCATGAGATTGAACAATGCAGAACTGGCTAGAAAAAATACATAACATTTCCtttaaaaaatattaaaattAGTGGTTTCAGTTCCCACTGGCAAAATATCGTGGCCCTGACAAACATTTGTGCATCAAATTGCCCACAAAGAATAAAAAATATAGCACAAATCAAATTGGCATTGGAGATTTGCTTCAGATGTGGTAATGATTCTTCTTATGTGCCCGCATCATAACTCACTACTTATCGTCATGGTGAAGAAAACAAACAATCACCTCCATTAATAGGAACTGAGTGCTGGCACTTGAAAAGTGGGAAAAATAATAGTGTGTAAGAGTTGATGACAGCGAGAACATAAATTGCCAATTCAGTTTGTCCCATAATTTCTGCACATAAAAAGCCGAACCACTCCTACATTTAGTGAAGGCAACATTATACAACAATTAgcatgaaaaaaaatcatgatgaAATAAAATGGTGATGCaattttgacttcataaggcaagaCCATTCAAGGGAGAAATCTTTTGAACATAGCACGATGATGATCTTTTGGTCAATAACTGAACATGACAATTCATAAGCATATTATGCATTCAATATTCTATTCTAGATAATATTTTAAGTCTGAAATATCCATGGTTTGGGAAGTCAGGATGACCTGTTCCAAAACAAAGGCATGTACGTAAACCGAACAAATATGAAAATGAAGAGAGAATGGTGAAGTATGTATCTTACTGATTCCGCAAAGGTGAACATAATTAGATTAAAGGTGTTGAACTGAAGTAGTTATATAAGGGTCAAAGGATAAAAATCAATAAGGAAAATTAAAGGAGGGCATGTTCTTATGTATATAGAATTGAATGAAGATTTGCTTCAGAGGTGGTAATGATTCTTCTTAGTTGCCCACGCCACAGTACTATTTTAAGGCCATGCAAGACTAATGAGAGTTGAATGAAAGAAATAGGCTGACCGTCCTTCGACTATTTTTGTATCATCTTCCTTCAACTTCTCTAAATAGGCTGACCGTCCTTCGACTATTTTTGTATCATCTTCCTTCAACTGCTCAGACCAATACTTGTCAACACTTTCGGGTGTGCATATATGCGGAAGTAACTCACAACATTAAAACATGAGAATGATTGGAAGCGAACTAATCCAGACAAAAGCTTTCTTTACCCCGTAAGTCAGACCAAAGTAACCTGCGAATATCAAGATATTTTGATTATTCTGAAATATGTTCAGAACACATCAGTAATTAAAAATAGAAGATGTATTGCACATCAAAGAAGATTATGGATATCATACCATCAAAAGAGATTTATGCATTTTGTAAGACAATTTCTTCAGAGGTCTCCTTTAGCAAGGGACGATAGAGTCTGTGTAGATTATGTAATCGTACCAACAAAATGGCTCAGCAAGAGTCACCTTTAGTGGATGGTCACAAAGAAATTCAGTAACATTAGTGATTCAACCTGCTAAAGAAAATAAGGTCAATAACAAATATGCATCTTGAAAGTAGTATTTGGTATCTCGGGTGTACCTATATATGTTCTTTAGTCTTGACTGCTAGCGTCTCTTCTCCTCTCAGCAGATCATAATGCAGTTGTCTCGAAAAACTATTTGAAGCAGCAGCTCTCCTCCTCCTGACCATGTCTACACTTCCGTTGGCTGCTGCTACTACTTTTCATGAAGTTAACACAATGtttaataaataaaaagaaattTCATGAATTTACGAAAACCAGTGGACTAAGGATTGCTATGACGGGAAAAATTAACAAAACCTATTTTTTCTTTTGATTTTGCAGTGTTTTTgctgttttatttgatctttttatttatttttacttggttatttttctttttctcctaTTGTATTTATTTAATATATAAAATAATGAGTGAATTCCGGTTTTTACCCCCTATTTTGCCATTTTTGACACTAATTACCCCGTTTAGTGGGATTTTATCCATTTTACCCCATTTAGCAAAAGTGTTACCTCAATTTACCCCGTGGTGAACATATGTGGACCAGCGAAGAATAAGTATATGTTTCCTGAGATACTATAGTGCAATCATATCGAGCCTAGCTTATCAGAAGAAGCTAGGGCGGTGCGGTTCGGCGTGCAGAAAAAGCATCAAGAAAAAACCTGTCGATGTGGCATCTAGCTAGACCTTACAATTGGGACCCATCGGTCAGAACACTCATAAATTTTAAACATGGTGAACTGTGGCAACACTTTTGCTAAATAATGTAAAATGGATGAAATTCTGCTAAATAGGGTAATTGGTGTAAAAAATGTCAAAATAGAGGGTAAAAACCAGAATTCACTCTAAAAATATTCTAAACTATTCTGGTTCAATTTTTTGATTCAATGAAACTGATCCATGTTGATTAAATGAAACTGATGCATATGCAATGATACGCATGGATGCTGATTAAACAAAACATATGCATATCAATCTTCGTATGGGTGCGCGGACCTTTTTCTTTTCGATTGCCTAGCAACTTAATAATTGATTGATGCATCTCAACCTTGGTATCACGGCGACCAAAACCGTGGATTCCTTGCCCTTCACTCCATCAGATCACCACCGGCCAACATTCCTCGCTCATGTCTAGTCTTCTTTCCTCTGCCTCCGCCTCCACGCACTCCTCCTTAGATATAATTAAACCAAACTGACCGCCCCATGGTGGCCCCCATCCTTGTCGGCATGAAATCCAATGCAACGTGCGGAGCAAGTAGTCATCCCTCCCTTGTGGCGAGCTCGGCGCCGTGTGTGGATGAGGCCGTAGGTATTCGCATACCAGGAGCACAAGACCATGTCAAGGAGTGGAGAGGAGGTCTATATGGAATGTTGTGTTGGCCagagaccaccaaacacatgtcACATGATCACATAACCCCTACCCACCCTAAATCATTGGTTCAGTGGCCAGAACCCCAACTGACCATAGCTCGATGTCTGGACCATGTCAAGGCACATGGAGAGAGAAGGGAGACTAGGGACTCACCAGAACTAACTCGCTATCTGGATCAGCTTGAAAGTTGACTACACGAGGATTGTATCAGCTTCCCTCCTTGACACTCTGACTTCCAGGGTTGTTTTTCCCCTTTAGCTCTCGTCATAATCAAAGAAACAACGATGTTAGATCTCTCTCAAATGAACATAACAAGAGACAGAAAAATATAGTTTGTGTTCAGCGGAGATAAAGATTATGCACCACTCATATAGCTGGtgaggatataatagtagcgagctACTCCACAACAGTTTAAGCAATCGTAATATTAACCAAACCACAAACAAAACCTATGTTCTGGAACCCATTCATCATCACCTAAGAAATAGCAAATTGCACAACACCTACACTACTCATGCGTGGGTAAAGTATCAAATATCTTCATCTAGTCTAAGTAGATAGTACCAAGGGTTATTTAGCAAGCCTATGTAAAGAGTTGCAATTCCCAAATTCCGGCATCAAGAGATATGCCCATAACAATCACATCCATTTGTTAAACATATATAATAGCATGACTAAAGGCTCTAATTATTAATAGGAGCATTAATATTGACCCCAGGTAAATGTGGAGCGATACAAAAGCAGCTACGTATCATCCAATGGCCTAGAATTGTCAACATCGAACGAAAACATGCCATCCTATTCAAACTGGCTAATTACAAGTAGGGAAAATCATATCTAGCAGACTATCATCACCAAAATCATAAGCAGGACAGTGCACCATGACAATATCATAATCATGACTTCAAAAGGTTAGGATAACTAAACAACATGCATCTTGACTAATATGTTTTTTCATAGAAGTTACAGCCTTACCAAGCCACTCAACCGATTTGAAACACCACGACATGTGTGGCCCATGCAGGTCCTTGCTGGCAGTCGCTGCGGGGTCATGGGAATTCAGATTGGCTCCGACGTGATCTACATGTCGGAACCGAACTTCATCGTCGACGTCGGCATCTGTGTTGCTGGCTCAACTGGTCACCTTTCCTGGACCAAGGACTACGCTTCGCGTCAAATCATCATGATCAGGCGGGTGCCTTCATCATCAACTCTGATCCTAGCCGAAGTCATAGAGGAATTCGTCCATGGAGCttgggggctcaacgtcaacattgccctcgtgTGATCATGCCGTTTTTGTTGAACAACGGATTGTGTTCACCTTCTCCGCCTCCTCGAGTGTCGCTTTGATGATTGCTTCGGTGAAATTGTGtggaattgagtctacaacaacctTGTAAAATTTCCTCGCGTTCCTATGGAGGTATCTCCGGCAATCTCCGACATACCGGAGCCCAATCGAATCTGGACGACTTTGTGGCGAGGAGTCTAGCGTCCATCCCGGACATCCGTTGGAAAATCCAACTGTTCATCGGTTGCGCAATTCCTATGTTGACCACCACTCAAATTTCAGCTTGGTCCGACCGTTCAAACTCTAGGGAACGTCCGAGTAGTAAATCAATTCTCTGATATGTTTTCTGCGCGCAAACAAATCTGACCCGAGTTCATCTTTTCATGAACGGGTTATCGGACATCCTTTTTGAATGAAATTGCTACTGCTGGTACACGTATGCCTACGGCCTCGTCCACACACAGCGCAGAGCTCGCTAGCACAGAGGGACGGCGGCCTGCTCACCGCGTAGCATTGGATTTGATGCCGCCAAGGATGGGGGCCTTCATGCTGTGGGCAGTTTGGTTTAATTAGGCGAAGGCAGAGCAGAGGAAAGAAGACTAGACAAAAGTGAGGGAGGTCGGGAGGTGGTGTTTTGAGGGAGTGAAGGGCGAGGCGTCCATGGCTTGGTCGCCGTGATACCAAGATTGAGATGCTTCAATCAATTATTAAGCTAGCAGGCAAACGGAAAGAAAAAGGTATGCATCAGTTTCGTTTTTATTAGTTTTGCCTTTTCTTTATTTccctcttttcctttttttttcctttcctgtcttagttctttcataatttttttgTTTTGACTTATTATCCCTTTTCATTTAGAAAATGAACAACATGACTTTTTTATCATATGATTTACATATTTTAATCACCTGATGAATTTTTTTAACACACGATGAATGTTTTTTGATATACAATGGCTATTTTCTTAAATACAGATAATTTTTTTTAAGTGTATATTCTGTTTTATATGATTTCTTTTCAAAATTATGTGAATTGTTTCATAAGCATGGCTACTTTAACAATCACATGTACATTTTCTAAAATACATAAACACACTTTGTAAATTCAAGATTTTTTTCTAAAGAtttatttagaaactaaatgaatatttttctaaaTAGGTGAATTGGTTTGATAGTATAAGAAAAATTTATTTAGAATAGTTTTATCGTGAGTAAGCATTTTTTTTGTTTACACAAACTATTTTGTCAAATGTGCACAAAGAAAAATTGAACAAGAATACTTTAGAAATACTATATATGTAAGAGGAGAAAAAGTAAAACAACCAAGTGGAAATATATAAAAAGAACAAAAAAGGGCAAAAGCACTGGAAAATCACAAATATAGGAGTCTAGCTGCATGGGTTActtgatatcatgtttatttaaCATTTTTTCACTCTACCTTGTAGCTTGCATCAAAACACACTAATGTCCTTATCCATTTTTTATTTCGTCAAGTATTCATTTCACATTTAAGATGAGAGGGACTGAATCAGTAGCCATTGCTAGCTAAATAATAGGCGGCAGAACCGTGTTATTAGGCCAACCTTCTTGAGAGACTCTTTTATCAGACGTGCTGTCGGGCGCCAAATGATATATATCGCTTGTACCGGGCATTACCTAGAGCTTGCCTGCAGAACCGTCttgatttattttattatttttggCTTTTTGTTTATTCCCCTTTTGCTGTtcttctttttctattttttctgtttctttagttttcttttgattttctttttttactttttttacttTTTCATTTAGAGAATTAATATTAGACATGACTTTTTAATCACACGGTTATGGTCACGTAGCACGGTTTTATAATAACCGATTCCTAAATGTGAGCCAATAATAGTAACGATACAATTTGTATATAGAAAGTAAACCCTGGCCACTCCATGGCATATTCATCATGGAACCTACAAAGGACGCATATAAACTCCATTTTTTTTCCCTTTTTGCTTTCGTGTAGGAGGCGCATGACTCCATGGATGACCAGCCATCATTTTTTCTGTGACGTTGACCGTCACTAACAATTACGATGATGCATTTGACCGGTCAACTATTCTGGCATGAAGACCCAATGAGATGCTGACATGGCTGCTACCAAGTGGGTCCAGACGTGGGTAATTTGGCTTCTTACATGTGGATCCAATGCCATACGCGGGCGACGGCATGCATACCTATCCCAATTTGTAGATGCGGTCAATTTATTATATATTGCAATTGGCGGGCATATTTGAAAATTTAATCATTTTTATAATTCGTATATGAATTTGTGCGAGATTTCAATTTTAATGCCAAGTCAGCTATCCTTACTCGATTAAATGACAGACAATTATCACACAGACTTTCTGAACCATTACAATAAAAAACCATGGGACAGAGCCACACAATAAAATTAGGCACATGGCGCATTTTCATGACCATCAAACAATGCACTAGTATGATGGGGTTTGTTTGCTCAGCTATAGACATGGGATCCTGGCGTCGCAATCGTGGCGATGTACTTAAGCGTCCTATCAAGATCATTAAGCTTCTTTCGATAGCTAACGTTTTCTCTTTCTTAGCATTCTTGATGACTTCAAGTTCTCCCTTCTGGTTGCGCCAACCTCGGTTTGTGTCAGTGGTGGCCGCCCGGTGGCGCGAGGCGCGTGATGCCCCCCATCGCGCCCTTTCGGCCGTTGACTCCTGACACTTTTGTGCTAAGCGGTCCCGGCAATTCATGAAAGGATGGGGTGCAAATGTGGGCCGTGACATTCGCGAGCGTAAGAAAGCCCTTCTTGAGGCCATCCAGGCCCTCGATCTGCGGGCTGATGCCGCAGGCCTCTCTGCTGAGGAGTGGATGCTTAGGTACGACCTGGAAGACTAGCTCACGGTCATCTACACGGACGAGGAGGCCTACTGGCGCTTGCGAGGTACGCAGAATTGGGTCCTCAAGGGGGATGCCAATACCGCCTACTTCCAGGCCATTGCCAACGGTCGTCGTCGCCGTAATTCCATCCCGCTTCTCTGGGACGGCGAGACCCTCCTGCAGCTGCCAGAGGACATCCGGGCCCATGTAGTCGGCTTTGACAGAGACCTATTCTCTGCCTCCCCTCGGGGAGGTCTTGCCCTGGCGCAAGACATCTGGCTGGCCCACAGTTGTGTCTCTCCTGCGGACAACGCGGCCCTTACGGCCCCGTTCTCTAAGGCTGAAGTGTGGGCGACAATTAAGGGTATGAACCCTTCTTCGGCCCCCGGTCCGGATGGCCTCCCAGTGAAGTTCTTCCAGACTTTCTGGGAGGTAATAAAAccggaggtgatggccttgtctgAGGAATTCTTTGTAGGGTCCATTGACCTCGCCAGGCTGGACTTTGGGATCATCACCCTCATCCCCAAAGTAACTGGGGCTTCGGATATTCGCCAGTTTCGGCCGATTACGGTGATTAATGTCATCTTCCGCATCCTCGCGAGGGGGTACGCCCTTAGGGTGGCCCCCATTGCCGACGGGATCACTCATCCTGATCAGTCGGCATTTATTCAGGGCCAGTATATCCTTGACGGAGTTCTGGTTTTTCACGAAGCACTCCATGAGGTTCACTCCAAACACCTCAAGGCAGTCTTCCTGAAACTGGATTTCCACAAGGCGTATGACACGGTCAGTTGGCCCTTCCTTCGGGAATGCTTGCTGCGGAAGGGCTTCAACGACAGGTGGGTCTCCCGAGTGATGCAAATGGTATCCTCAGGCCGGACCGCGGTGAACATTAATGGCGAGGTTGGCCCATTCTTCCCCACATCTTGTGGGATGTGCCAGGGCGACCCCTTCTCACCGTTCCTCTTCAACATGGTTGTCGATGCTCTGGCAGCCATCTTAGATAAAGCCAAGGCTGCGGGCCACATTAAGGGCATAGCCCCGCATctagttgggggggggggggaacgggATCTCCCTCCTCCAATATGCGGATGACACCATTATCATGGTGGAAGGCTCGGCGACCGACATCATGAACTTGAAGTTCCTCCTGATATGCTTCCAGCAGATGTCTGGCCTCGGGATCAACTTCAATAAGAGTGTGGTAATGGTCTTGGGATACTCCCAAGACGAACGGCAGAGCATCACGGATCAGCTCAATTGCCAGCTTGGGTGTTTCCCCACGACCTATCTGGGGATCCCCATTAGTGATTTGAGGCTCACGGTGGCTGAGCTTCGCCCCACAGTTGGGAAGCTTCAACACCGCATCGAGGCTTGGCAGGGCCGATGTCTCTCGAAGGCGGCCCCGACAGTGCTTATTAACTCGTCCCTGGCCATCCTTCTCTTATTCATCATGAGCTTCTACAGCCTTCCTGAGACTCTGATCACGAGATTGCCATAGTTCAGGGGCGCTTCTTCTGGGCCGGCGAGGGCGACAAGTAGAAATACAACATGGTTCGTTGGTCGGAGATTTGTAAACCGCCCTACCAGGGTGGTCTCGGGATCATGTCCTCCAAACGCATGAACATTGCCCTCCTAACGAGATGGTTTTGGCGGATTGCCAACGGACAGGGTGGCCTGTGGCTTCACCTCATTCAGCAGAAATACCTCCGTGGCCAGCCTCTCACCTTCTGCCAGTGGTCTGGAGGTTCCTAGTTCTGGCAATCCATCATACAGCTCCTACCGATCCTCCGCATCGGCACCTTGATCGCGGTTGGATCGGGCACCTCCACGATGTTCTGGTTCCATAGATGGGCTGGAGACTTACCCCTCGCGGCACGTTTTCCCTACCTATTCTCCATCGCGGTTGACCCGCGGATCTCTGTCGCGACGacccttattgacttagggcaACTCGCGTTCCGGAGAGCGTTTGGCCTGCCTGAGAACGCGGACTGGCATGAGCTGCT
This genomic window contains:
- the LOC141023183 gene encoding uncharacterized protein, with the protein product MALSEEFFVGSIDLARLDFGIITLIPKVTGASDIRQFRPITVINVIFRILARGYALRVAPIADGITHPDQSAFIQGQYILDGVLVFHEALHEVHSKHLKAVFLKLDFHKAYDTVSWPFLRECLLRKGFNDRWVSRVMQMVSSGRTAVNINGEVGPFFPTSCGMCQGDPFSPFLFNMVVDALAAILDKAKAAGHIKGSATDIMNLKFLLICFQQMSGLGINFNKSVLLPILRIGTLIAVGSGTSTMFWFHRWAGDLPLAARFPYLFSIAVDPRISVATTLIDLGQLAFRRAFGLPENADWHELLECIALHEPDLEVGEDRARWRLEPSEQFSTKSLYQAITASLGHEWIRGCLPSGVEVLKRNGPGDGRCPLCGPEEDLNHIFFTCLSAQFLWSCFREIVGGSRDHNNFPALFAELQASAPSIRHIRWLIIGVLTWTLWTVRNKLLIQRIPFRRATDALFKWSG